One Luoshenia tenuis DNA window includes the following coding sequences:
- the alsE gene encoding D-allulose 6-phosphate 3-epimerase: MAKAEFSPSLMCMDLLELKEQVAFLNGKADFYHVDIMDGHFVKNITLSPDFVRALSRIAAKPIDCHLMVTNPEDYVESLAKAGAGYITPHAETLCNQAFRMIGAIRDAGCKVGVAVSPATPLGMLESYLHLVDKLTIMTVDPGFAGQPFIREMLDKIALAARLKAERGYTYKIEVDGSCNVRTYRELYAAGAQVFILGSSGLFGLDASLPAAWDKMCAQFAGETGV, encoded by the coding sequence ATGGCCAAAGCGGAATTTTCTCCATCGCTGATGTGCATGGATCTGTTGGAATTAAAAGAACAGGTGGCCTTTTTAAACGGCAAGGCGGATTTCTACCATGTGGATATTATGGACGGGCACTTCGTCAAAAACATCACGCTCTCGCCGGACTTTGTGCGGGCGCTGAGCAGGATCGCGGCAAAGCCCATCGATTGCCACCTGATGGTGACGAACCCGGAGGATTATGTGGAGAGCTTGGCAAAGGCCGGGGCGGGCTATATCACCCCGCATGCGGAGACCCTTTGCAACCAGGCCTTTCGGATGATTGGCGCGATCCGCGATGCCGGCTGTAAGGTAGGCGTTGCGGTCAGTCCGGCGACGCCGCTGGGCATGCTGGAGAGCTACCTGCACCTGGTGGATAAGCTGACCATTATGACGGTGGACCCCGGTTTTGCGGGCCAGCCCTTTATCCGCGAGATGCTGGATAAGATCGCCCTTGCCGCGCGATTAAAGGCGGAAAGGGGTTATACCTATAAGATCGAAGTGGATGGCTCGTGCAACGTGCGTACCTATAGGGAACTGTACGCGGCGGGCGCGCAGGTGTTTATTCTGGGATCCTCCGGCCTTTTTGGGCTGGACGCCAGCCTGCCCGCGGCCTGGGATAAGATGTGCGCGCAGTTTGCCGGGGAGACGGGGGTATGA